The genomic region CCTTTATCAGTGGTATTCGTTAAAGGATGAAAGGCTGTAACTACCCGAACATTGTTTCCAAAATAGGGAAATAGAACTACGACCAGGAAAGTTGTACCAGGTCACCTTGTGAGCAAAGTACAGGCAGGAAGTCTGTATGATAGGAAAGGTTAAGACTATGAAATTGATTAAAAACAAAATTATTGCTGGTGTCACTATTGTAGCAACAGCGGTGTTATCTCATACCGCGGCGGCAGCGAATTTTAAAATGGCTATCGGCGATGCTGCTGGTGGTACGCAGTGGGAACTAGCGACCTCATTCTCTGAACTGATGGAGCAAAAAACAGACGGTAAAGTGAAAATCGATCTGTTCCCCAACGGCCAATTAGGCAACGAGCAAGACACCGTAAACGATGCGGCAATCGGTCTTCTAGACTTCTCTGTACTGGCGATCAACAACGTGACGCCTTTCTCCCCAACCGTTGGTCTATTGACCATGCCTTACGTGATTCAAAGCGCAGAAGAAGCAGTGCTACTGACTCAAGGTCAGGTAGGCCAAGACTTAGTCGATAACACGATTCGTGACGCTGGTGTTCGTATTGTCGGTTGGGCTTATTCTGGATTTAGGGTTTTGACTAACTCGAAAAAGCCAGTTGCTTCACCAGAAGATCTAAAAGGGCTAGTGATTCGTGTTCCTCGTAACGAAATCATGATCGCGTCTTACCAAGCATGGGGTGTAAACCCAACACCAATGGCGTGGTCTGAGACTTTCACTGGCCTGCAACAAGGCGTGGTAGATGGACAAGATAACCCTTACATCACAGTGCACGCGATGAAGTTCAACGAAGTACAAAAGTACGTGACCAACATTCGCTACATTTTCTCTCTAGAACCTCTAATCGTGAGTGAAACGGTCTTCCAACAACAGACACCTGAAATGCAAAAGATCATCCTTGAAGCCGGTCAGGAAGCGACAGAGCACAGCTTTGCTTATCTAGAAAACACAGAAAACAAGATTCGCGAAGAGCTACAAGCGAAAGGCATGGTATTCACAGACCCAGAAGACAACGAGCAAGAGTGGATAAGCAAGGTGACTAAGTCAGTTTGGCCTAAGTTCTACTCAAGCATTGGAGGCAAAGACAAGTTAGACGACGTTCTTGAGTTACTTGGTAGAAAGTAACGATTAGATTCGCCCTATCTGCTGTTCTGCGCTACTTAATCACCTAGCGATAGAACAGTGAGATAGGGCATTTACATGGCTGTACTCGTTGATCTGTTCTGTACCTGATCTTTTTAGGACCGTGAGCGACTGGTTGTCATGTGGAAATCAACATTGGAGGTTATATGTCAGTCGCTAAAACAATAAAAAAGCATTTAAACAACATTGAGGAATATACATGTTGTCTGCTGCTCGCAAGCTTTGTCCTATTGCTGTTCACACAAATCCTTACTCGTCAGTTCTTTGATTACTCTATCCCTTGGGGGGATGAGGTCGCTACTTACATGTTCGTTTGGTTTGCCTATCTAGGAGCTGTTGTGGCTGCCAAGATGTCGGCGCATAACCGAGTGAGCTTCCACTTCAAATTCTTTCCGCCAATCGTGCAGACCGTGAGTGAAACCATCGCTGACTTCTTATGGCTCTGTTTCAACGGCTACTTCGTTTACCTCAGCTACGACTTCGTGTTCAACAAAATGAATCTGTTTTGGAAGTCTCAAACCACAGGTATCCCGATGAAGTACTTCTACATGATTTTACCTATCGCGTTTTCACTGATGATGATTCGAATTATCTGGAACAACTATGAGCGTTTATTCAAAGGCGCAACCAACGAAGATCCAGAAGTCAAAGAGCTGCGCAAAATGACGGCACAAAAGTCCGCGCAATAGTCATCACAGAGAATAGTCGTAATAGAGAGATGTAATAATGGAATCCTATTTAACTCTAATTTTATTTGGTGGCTTTTTAACGCTGTTAATCCTAGGCGCACCAATCACAGTATCACTGGCTGGCGCTTCGATGGCGGCCTATATGTTGCTCGATAAAAACCCCATCGCTTTAGTACAAATCGCGTTTACCTCGGTGGGTAACTTCCCATTAATGGCGCTGCCAGCCTTTGTTCTTGCGGGTGCCTTAATGGAGGCTGCAGGTATCTCCAAACGTCTGGTTGATATCGCCGAAAGCCTAGCTGGGCCCGTAACAGGCGGACTTGGCGCGGCAACGGTAATGGCATGTCTTTTCTTTGGTGCTATTTCGGGTTCAGGCCCTGCAACCACCGCCGCGGTAGGCATGCTAATGGTGCCTGCGATGGTGAAGCGTGACTACGATAAGAGCTACGCATCGGCAGTTACGGCAGCATCCGGTGGGTTGGGAATTATCATCCCGCCATCTATTCCTTTGGTTATCTTTGGTATCTCTGCAATGGGCTTAATGGCGCCACCGGAAGCCATCGCTCAACACGGCCAGTTTGCTTCTTTATCGATTCCAAAGCTGTTTGTTGCTGGGGTTGTACCGGGCTTTATCATGGCGTCGACGCTGGTGGTAACCAACTACTTCATTGCTAAGCGCGAAGGCTATAAAGGGTTAACTGAAACGTGGTCATTTGGCGATGTGAGGCATTACTTACGTCGCGGGTTATGGTCGATATTGGCGCCGTTCTTGATTCTTGGTGGTATCTACAGCGGCATGTTCACACCAACAGAATCTGCGGTTGTAGCGATATTCTATTCGTTGTTTGTGGGTGTGTTCATTCACCGCGAATTGTCGTTCAAAAGTGTGATGAAATCTCTATCAACCACGACGTGGATCACCGGACGCGTATTGTTAATCCTCTTTGCTGCCACCGTGTTTGGACGCTTGTTGATTGAGCAAAAAATCCCAGTAGTGGTGGCTGAATCACTGCTCAGCTTCACCGACAATATGTACATGGTTTGGGCGCTGACGATTACCTTGCTGTTGTTCATAGGCATGTTTATGGAAACTTTAGCTGCGATCATGATCATTGTGCCAGTGCTGCTACCAATTATGTACATGCTGGGTGCTGATCCTACTCACGTGGGCATTGTGGTGGTGTGTACCCTATCGATAGGTTTTGCAACGCCACCACTTGGTGAAAACATCTTTGTCGCCTCAGGGATAGGGGGCTCCACGGTCGAGCAAATCACCGCGAAGATCCATCCCTTTGTTCTTGCTTCTGTTGTGGGTGTATTCGTTATCGCTTTCTTCCCACAAATCACGCTTTGGCTACCGTCCTTAGTCGGCTATTAGGAGAGATAACCATGAATTTATCCAGAATAATCCTCATTGGATGTGCCGTGTTTGCTGTAGTGAGTGGCATTGGTTTACGTGCCGAACATTCTGAAACAGAGAAAGAAGCCAAGCCTGTAAACGTGCTCGATATTTCTGAACCACATGTTGTCAGTAAGGCTGAAAGAAGAGCTAAAACTTTGCTGGCGAAGGCAGTAGTCCACGTTCAAAAAGAGGGGGACGATAGCGTTAAAGATTTCATGAGTGACCCTGAATATATCGATGGGGAGCTATATGTGTTT from Vibrio gigantis harbors:
- a CDS encoding TRAP transporter small permease, with the translated sequence MSVAKTIKKHLNNIEEYTCCLLLASFVLLLFTQILTRQFFDYSIPWGDEVATYMFVWFAYLGAVVAAKMSAHNRVSFHFKFFPPIVQTVSETIADFLWLCFNGYFVYLSYDFVFNKMNLFWKSQTTGIPMKYFYMILPIAFSLMMIRIIWNNYERLFKGATNEDPEVKELRKMTAQKSAQ
- a CDS encoding TRAP transporter substrate-binding protein; translated protein: MKLIKNKIIAGVTIVATAVLSHTAAAANFKMAIGDAAGGTQWELATSFSELMEQKTDGKVKIDLFPNGQLGNEQDTVNDAAIGLLDFSVLAINNVTPFSPTVGLLTMPYVIQSAEEAVLLTQGQVGQDLVDNTIRDAGVRIVGWAYSGFRVLTNSKKPVASPEDLKGLVIRVPRNEIMIASYQAWGVNPTPMAWSETFTGLQQGVVDGQDNPYITVHAMKFNEVQKYVTNIRYIFSLEPLIVSETVFQQQTPEMQKIILEAGQEATEHSFAYLENTENKIREELQAKGMVFTDPEDNEQEWISKVTKSVWPKFYSSIGGKDKLDDVLELLGRK
- a CDS encoding TRAP transporter large permease, translated to MESYLTLILFGGFLTLLILGAPITVSLAGASMAAYMLLDKNPIALVQIAFTSVGNFPLMALPAFVLAGALMEAAGISKRLVDIAESLAGPVTGGLGAATVMACLFFGAISGSGPATTAAVGMLMVPAMVKRDYDKSYASAVTAASGGLGIIIPPSIPLVIFGISAMGLMAPPEAIAQHGQFASLSIPKLFVAGVVPGFIMASTLVVTNYFIAKREGYKGLTETWSFGDVRHYLRRGLWSILAPFLILGGIYSGMFTPTESAVVAIFYSLFVGVFIHRELSFKSVMKSLSTTTWITGRVLLILFAATVFGRLLIEQKIPVVVAESLLSFTDNMYMVWALTITLLLFIGMFMETLAAIMIIVPVLLPIMYMLGADPTHVGIVVVCTLSIGFATPPLGENIFVASGIGGSTVEQITAKIHPFVLASVVGVFVIAFFPQITLWLPSLVGY